One genomic region from Natrinema caseinilyticum encodes:
- a CDS encoding DUF4382 domain-containing protein, protein MNRRAIQLILVAALVAIAGCAGGMGGKPADDPTTDDAPETIDSSGATGTAAFYVSDEPSQIDNFRHLNVTITKVGFKKTGSADVSGESGENESDDGTEDEDESADGAESANETSADETETDDGTGTETESEAGEETDSDGERTDEEEKEGETDADGDGGASEERWVEYDVDERTVDLTELKGANASMIDEFDLPAGEYETVFIYVDDTNGVLTDGSETNVKLPSNKLQLQTTFTIGDDESVDFVYDIAPHKAGRSGQYILKPVISQSGTGDDVEIRDIDEENEAGEKGAKTGEKRTDEETEDGETDDADGNGDAKPEEKPTQN, encoded by the coding sequence ATGAACAGACGTGCGATTCAACTGATACTCGTCGCGGCGCTCGTCGCGATCGCCGGCTGCGCCGGCGGAATGGGCGGGAAACCAGCGGATGATCCGACGACTGACGACGCACCGGAGACGATCGACTCGAGTGGCGCAACGGGAACGGCCGCGTTCTACGTCAGTGACGAACCGAGCCAGATCGACAACTTCAGACACCTCAACGTGACGATCACGAAGGTCGGCTTCAAGAAGACCGGGAGCGCCGACGTGAGCGGTGAATCCGGCGAGAACGAGTCGGACGATGGGACGGAAGACGAGGACGAATCGGCCGACGGTGCCGAATCGGCGAACGAAACGTCCGCCGACGAGACGGAGACCGACGACGGGACGGGTACCGAAACCGAGTCCGAGGCGGGTGAGGAAACCGACTCGGACGGAGAACGGACCGACGAGGAAGAAAAGGAGGGCGAAACGGACGCCGACGGTGACGGCGGCGCGTCCGAGGAGCGCTGGGTCGAATACGACGTCGACGAACGGACGGTCGACCTCACCGAACTGAAAGGCGCGAACGCGTCCATGATCGACGAGTTCGACCTGCCGGCCGGCGAATACGAGACGGTCTTCATCTACGTCGACGACACGAACGGCGTTCTGACCGACGGGAGCGAGACGAACGTGAAGCTCCCGAGCAACAAACTGCAACTGCAGACGACGTTCACCATCGGGGACGACGAGTCGGTCGACTTCGTCTACGACATCGCCCCCCACAAAGCCGGGAGGAGTGGACAGTACATCCTCAAGCCGGTGATCAGTCAGAGCGGCACGGGCGACGACGTCGAGATCCGCGACATCGACGAAGAGAACGAAGCCGGCGAGAAAGGAGCGAAAACGGGCGAGAAACGAACCGACGAAGAGACGGAAGACGGCGAGACCGACGACGCCGACGGTAACGGAGACGCGAAACCCGAAGAAAAGCCGACGCAGAACTGA